AGAAACCGTCCCAGCCGATGAATTATTCGAAAATATTTTAAAGTAGGCGAATGAATATGAAAAATGAGCTCCATGTAATCTCAAATGGCCATATGCCATTCGAAGAGTTAGTGAATGTAGCGATGCAAATTGAGAGTGAGATTGATTATTTGCATATTCGTGAGCGTGAGAAGAGTACGAAGGAATTATATGAAGGTGTGGAAAGTCTATTAATGGAGGGCTTTCCAGCTTCTAAAATTGTCATAAACGATCGAATTGATATTGCAATTTTATTAAATATTCCTCGTGTTCAACTAGGATATCGAAGTACAGATGTAAAGTCAGTGAAAGAAAAGTTTTCGTATTTGCATGTCGGTTATTCTGTGCATTCGCTAGATGAAGCAATAGTAGCTTTTAAAAATGGAGCGGATTCACTCGTTTATGGCCATGTATTTCCGACAGATTGTAAAAAAGGTGTGCCAGCGAGAGGGCTTGAAGAAATTTCAGACATTGCAAGGTGTTTATCTATACCGATTACAGCAATTGGAGGAATTACCCCAGAAAACACAGTGGATGTTCTTACTAACGGTGTAAGCGGTATAGCAGTTATGTCTGGAATTGTAAGTAGTAGTAACCCGTATAGCAAAGCGAAATCTTATAAGGAATCAATAAGAAAGTGGGCGGAAAAACATGTGTGAGAAGTATGATGTAGCGATTATTGGTGGTGGTGTAATTGGTAGTTCAGTTGCACATTTTCTAGCAGAAAGAGGACATAAAGTAGCGATTGTGGAGAAGCAAAGTATTGCATCGGAAGCTTCAAAAGCAGCTGCTGGTTTACTTGGTGTTCAGGCAGAATGGGATGCGTATAATCCGCTATTTGAACTTGCTAGAGAAAGCCGAGCTATATTTCCACAACTTGCAGCAGTTTTACGTGAAAAGACGGGTGTTGATATTGGATATGAAGAAAAAGGAATTTATCGTATTGCTCAAAATGAAGATGAGAAGGAAAGAATTCTTCACATTATGGATTGGCAGCAGAAAACAGGTGAAGATTCTTATTTTCTAACGGGAGACCATGTGCGGGAAAAAGAGCCATATCTATCCGAATCTATTATAGGAGCAGTATATTATCCGAAAGACGGTCATGTTATTGCACCAGAGCTTACGAAAGCATTCGCACATTCTGCAGCGATTTCCGGTGCTGATATATATGAACAGACAGAAGTATTTGATATCCGTATTGAAAATAATAAAGTGACTGGAGTTATTACAAGTGAAGGTATTGTCACATGTGAGAAAGTCGTTATTGCAGGAGGTTCATGGAGCACGAAGTTACTCAGTTATTTTCACCGCGATTGGGGTACATATCCAGTTAAAGGAGAAGTGGTTGCGGTAAGAAGTAGAAAACAACTTTTAAAAGCACCTATTTTTCAAGAAAGATTTTACATTACTCCAAAGCGCGGTGGACGTTACGTAATTGGGGCAACAATGAAGCCACATACGTTCAATAAAACTGTGCAGCCAGAAAGTATAACTTCTATATTAGAGCGTGCTTATACAATATTGCCAGCTTTAAAAGAAGCAGAATGGGAAAGCACGTGGGCAGGATTAAGACCACAATCGAATCATGAAGCTCCTTATATGGGAGAGCATGAAGAAATAAAAGGTTTATATGCTTGCACGGGCCATTATCGAAACGGTATTTTATTAAGTCCTATTTCTGGCCAATATATGGCTGATTTAATAGAAGGAAAGCAAGAGAATCATTTGCTAGATTCATTGCTTTCTAGAAGAGTTTAGAAAGGGGATGGAAGTTTGAATTTAAAAATTAATGGTAACCAAATTGAAGTGCCAGCGAGTGTAAAAACAGTAGCTGAGCTACTTACACATTTAGAGCTAGATAACAGAATTGTTGTAGTAGAGCGTAATAAAGATATTTTACAAAAAGATGATCATACAGATACATCTGTTTTTGATGGAGACCAAATTGAGATTGTAACTTTCGTAGGAGGCGGTTGATTATGTTAAACATTGGACCATTTTCATTTCATTCTAGACTTTTATTAGGAACAGGTAAATTCCCTGATTTTGACGTACAGCAAAAGGCAATTGACGTTTCTGAAGCTGAAATTTTAACGTTTGCAGTACGTCGTATGGATATCTTTGATGCAAAGCAACCTAATTTATTAGAGAAACTTGATGTGAAAAAATATACGTTATTACCAAATACAGCAGGAGCAAAAAACGCTGAAGAGGCTGTTCGTATTGCAAAATTAGCAAAAGCTTCTGGGCTTTGTGACATGATAAAGGTAGAAGTTATTGGTGATGATAGAACGTTATTACCTGATCCGGTAGAAACATTAAAGGCATCTGAAATGTTACTGGAAGAAGGATTTATCGTACTTCCGTATACATCTGATGATGTTGTATTAGCACGTAAATTACAAGAGCTTGGCGTGCATGCGATTATGCCAGGAGCATCTCCAATCGGATCAGGACTTGGTATTGTAAATCCATTAAATTTGAGCTTCATTATTGAACAAGCGACAGTACCAGTTATCGTTGATGCCGGTATTGGTAGCCCAGCTGATGCGGCATTTGCAATGGAATTAGGAGCAGATGGCGTGTTATTAAATACAGCTGTATCAGGAGCAAAAGATCCTATTAAAATGGCACAAGCAATGAAATTAAGTATTGAAGCAGGCCGTTTAGGATTTGAAGCAGTTCGCATTGCACGTAAGCGTTGTGCAACTGCAAGTAGTCCTTTAGAAGGAATGAGCGTAGTTGAATAATCGATATTCTCGCCAAGAACTATTTTCTCCAATTGGAGAAGAAGGACAGCAAAAGATAAGAGAAAAGCATGTGCTTATTATCGGTGCAGGTGCATTAGGTAGTGCAAATGCAGAGATGTTTGTAAGAGCAGGTGTTGGCAAGATAACAATTGTTGACCGTGATTATGTAGATTGGAGTAATTTACAAAGACAACAATTGTATGCAGAGAGCGACGTAAAGAATAATCTTCCAAAAGCTATAGCGGCTAAAAAACGTTTAGAAGAGATTAATAGTGATGTAACAATAGAAGCTCTCGTTCAAGATGTAACAGCTGAAGAGCTAGAAGAACTTGTTATAAATGTTGATGTAATTATTGATGCGACTGATAATTTCGAAACGCGCTTTATTGTAAATGATATATCACAAAAATATTCTATTCCATGGATTTACGGTGCATGTGTAGGTAGTTACGGTCTTTCTTACACAATCCTTCCTAGTAAAACACCATGTTTATCATGTTTATTACAGTCGATTCCGCTTGGCGGGGCAACATGTGATACAGCGGGTATTATATCACCTGCTGTATCTCTTGTCGTTTCTCATCAAGTAACAGAAGCTCTTAAACTGTTAGTAGAAGATTACGAATCACTTCGAGATGGGCTTGTATCGTTTGATATGTGGAAGAATGAGTATTCATGTATGAATGTGCAAAAACTTCGCCAGCATAATTGTCCTTCATGCGGAGAGAATGCATTATATCCGTATTTAAATAAAGAAAACACATCAAAAACAGCAGTTTTATGCGGGCGAAATACAGTTCAAATTAGACCACCTCATAAAGATGAAATGAATTTTGAACAATATAAAGAGTTGTTGGAAGGTCGTGTAAATGATTTAAATATAAATCCATATTTACTATCATTTTCTGTTGAAGACAAGAGGTTAGTAGCCTTTAAAGATGGCCGTGTGCTCGTACATGGAACGAAAGATATAAGCGAAGCAAAAACGATTTATCATCGCTATTTTGGATAGAAAAGGATGAGTGGGATGAAAGTGAATAAAGCTTTAACAATTGCAGGGTCTGATAGCGGCGGCGGTGCTGGAATTCAGGCAGATTTAAAAACATTCCAAGAGCTTGGTGTATACGGAATGACGGCTATTACGGCAATTACTGCTCAAAACACGCTTGGCGTTCAAGGGGTATATCCTGTTCCATTAGAAGGTATTACAGAACAGCTGAATTCAATTGGTACGGATGTAACACCAGATGCAGTGAAACTAGGAATGTTATTTAGTAGTGAAATAATTCAAATTGTTGCAGAACAAATTAAAAAGTTTGGCTGGAATAATATTGTGCTAGATCCCGTTATGATTGCAAAAGGCGGTGCATCATTATTACAGCAAGAAGCAGTTCAAGCATTAAAAGAATATTTATTACCAGTAGCAACTGTTATAACACCGAATGTTCCAGAAGCAGAAGTGTTAACTGGGGTGGAGATTCATAATGTTGAAGATAGTAAGGAAGCTGCAAAAGTATTGCACAAATTAAGTGCTAAATATGTGCTTATGAAGGGCGGACATGCAGAATATCAAGGGAATGAAGTAATTGATTTCCTCTTTGATGGAGAAGAATTTATTGAGTTTAGAAGCGAGCGAATTCCTTCAAAGCAAACGCATGGAAGTGGGTGTACATTTGCTTCAGCGGTTACAGCAAGACTTGCGAAAGGATACTCAATTGAAGATGCTGTTCAAGAAGCAAAACGATTTATTAGTATAGCAATTGAAGAGCCATTGAATATTGGTAGTGGTCATGGACCGACGAATCATTTTGCGTATAAAGTGAATAGAACGCGTGTATAGATAAGTGAAAAGCCAGTTTTATAACTGGCTTTTTTTCTGTTTACTTTTTCAAAATACAGGAGTAATATATCAGCCAGAATACATTTTTTTGTAAACGCTGAGTCCAATTATATGGAGCGGAGGAACCAATTTGTGCAGTGTCACTAGGGGTGAATCTTTCAAGTTTGAAAGTAGGGCTACTCTCAAAGTCCGAATCCGACAGCTAACTTCGTAAGCGTCTTGAGAGAGGACGGTGCCATGATGGATACATCACTTCATCGATCTGATTAGTATAGGGGAATATCAATCTATGTTTGATTTCTTTTATACTAAGGAGGATGAGGTACATGGAACTAACACTTATTTGTGTTGGAGAAGAAAGTAAGGTAAATAGTTTAAGAGATTTAGTATCATTTCAACATGAGTTAATTATTTTTACAGCAAATGAAGAGATAGCGGCTGAAGTTAGGAATTGTGGGTTTGATTGGACTTATAGTTGTAGTAAGGAGCAGGACTTTACTAGTATTTGTGAGTGTATTAAGAAGGTGATTTTACTAGGGGATGAGCTTCCAATCGTTAGTTTTTTCACAGAACACATTCGCTTTTCTTTCCAAGCACCTATTACTGTTGTTACAAGGAATAAACGATATCCAGCGAGGCTCTATGAAACCATTGGAGCTAAGTTTGTCGTGTTTACAAATTGTGATAATATTTCTTTTTTATTTTTTGAATAGGGCGGGGGAAGAAATGATGAAGGTACTATTACTTGGAGATATAGCAAATCGTTGGGCAGTATCGGTAGAGCGAGTTCAAGAATTGGTTCAGATCGATCCCCTTTTTCCAGGGCCGTATATTATATTACCATCAAAAGATGCTTTGTATTTAGAGGTAGATATTACCGAGTATGAGCAGCTACATGCAGAATTGACACAAGTTTATATTCGCGGGAGAAATTTACGTGCATTTTTACGAGGAGAATAAAGGTTGAATAAAAAAGAGCGAATGCTGAGTGCAACAAGCTATGCACTTCATGTCATTCGCTTTTTTTATTTCATATTTAAAAGGTCATTTTTAAGAAAAGAAAAGAGAAATAAAGAAAATAGATGAAATAACAGTAATAATCTTCAATGTAAGCGTTTAAATTAATGTAAATATTATTATTTTCAGTAATTTACCCCTTTACAAGTGAAATATAGAGGAGTATATTTACTCTCATAAATCATTCATAAAATTTCCAAAAAAACCTAAAATCGCTGAGTTCCAGAAATGGAGCGGGGGAACCAATTTTGTGCATCGTCACTTGGGGTGAATCTTTCAGTTTTGAAAGTAGGGCTACTCTTTAGGCCCGAATCCGACAGCTAACCTCGTAAGCGTTTAGAGAGGAGGTTTACTTTTTGTTGTTCATTTTTTGAACACTGAGTAGAGCTCAGTGTTCTTTTTTAATATTTAAATGGTAAATTTTAACAAAAAGAGAGGGATAGTTATGTTAGATGTTGTAATGGTCGGGATTTTTATTTTATTAGTTGCATCGATGGCAAGTCTTGCAAGTTGGTCAGATAAAGTTGTGAAAGAAGGAAAGCAATCATGATGATTGTCTTATCGGTTATTGTCGCAGCAATTACAGTGTATTTAGTGTATGCATTATTAAATCCAGAGAAGTTTTAATTAGGGGGAATCATTCATTATGATTTGGGTTGCAGTCATTATTACAATGCTCTTGTTTATTTTAGTAGCAAAGCCAACGGGGATTTATTTAGAAAAAGCTTTTCAAGGTAGCAAAACGTTAGATAAAGTATTCGGGCCTTTTGAAAAACTTATTTTTAAAATTACGGGTGTAAAAGCATACAATCAAACGTGGAAACAGTACGCATTATCATTAGTTTTATTAAATGGATTTATGATCGTTGTCGTATACTTCATTTTCAGATTACAAGGTGTGCTGCCGCTAAATCCAGCACATATTGAAGGGATGGAGCCTACGCTCGCTTTTAATACAGCGATTAGTTTTATGGCTGATACAAATTTACAGCATTATAGCGGTGAAAATGGTTTATCCTATTTATCACAATTAATCGGGATTACATTTTTAATGTTTGCGGCACCAGCAACGACATTAGCGCTCGTTATGGCTTTTATAAGAGGACTTGCTGGAAAAGAACTTGGTAACTTTTTCGTTGATTTTACGAGAGCGTTAACGAGAGTGTTTCTTCCTATTGCATTTATTGCGGCACTAGTTTTTGTCGCACTTGGCGTACCACAAACGTTAGATGGGGCGGTTACAGCACAAACGATTGAAGGTGCAAAGCAAAGTATTTTACGTGGACCTGTTGCATCATTCGTTTCCATTAAGGAACTTGGAAATAACGGCGGTGGATTTTTCGGAGCAAATTCTACGCATCCTTTCGAAAATCCAGGACAAATGAGTAATATTTTGCAAATGATGCTTATGATGTTATTACCAACAGCACTTCCATTTACGTACGGACGAATGGTCGGAAATAAAAAACAAGGCCGCATCCTTTTCGTGTCACTATTTATGGTATTTTTACTAGGGTTTATAACGATTACGACATCTGAACTAAACGGGAACCCGGCATTAAATGGAATGGGTATCGAACATGTACAAGGAAGTACAGAAGGGAAAGAAGTACGATTTGGAACAGTATTTTCTTCACTATACGCAACGGTAACGACAGCTGCTGAAACAGGCGCTGTTAATACGATGCATGATACGTTAACACCAATTGGCGGTTTAGTTCCGCTTGTAAATATGATGTTAAATACTGTGTATGGCGGCGTTGGAGCAGGTTTTGTAAACATTATTATGTATGCAATTATCGCGGTGTTTATATCTGGGTTAATGGTTGGACGGACACCAGAGTTTTTAGGTAAAAAGATTGAAGGTAAGGAAATGAAATTAATCGCGGTCACGATTTTATTTCATCCATTGCTCATTTTAGGATTTTCGGCATTAGCTCTTTCAACAAATTTAGGGACGGATGCTATTTCTCATTCCGGTTTCCACGGTTTGACGCAAGTGGTATATGAATATACATCGTCAGCTGCGAATAACGGATCTGGATTTGAAGGATTAGGAGATAATACACCGTTTTGGAATATTACGACTGGTTTAGTTATGTTTTTAGGACGTTACTTCAGTTTAATTACGATGCTAGCTGTGGCAGCTTCATTGAAAGAAAAAACGGTAGTGCCAGAAACAGTCGGAACGTTCCGTACAGATAATAGTTTATTTGGTGGCATCTTCATCGGAACAATTGTAATTGTCGGTGCATTAACATTCTTCCCGATGTTAGTACTCGGTCCAATTGCAGAATTTCTTACATTGAAGTAATGGAGGGTAAATGATGAGACCGGTAGTAGTAAAAGAAAAACAATTAAATGAGTCACAAATACATGCTGTAGAAGATGAAGTTAGACAAGCGAAAACGATGGATCGTGATATCGTAACACATGCGATGAAGCAATCCGTTGCGAAATTGAATCCGAAAGTCATGATAAAGAATCCGATTATGTTCGTTGTGGAAATTGGATTTATCATTACGTTCATTTTATCTTTTCTTCCAAGCAGTTCTAGTAGTATACCAGGATGGTTTAATATAACAGTTTCTCTCATTCTATTATTTACAGTTTTATTTGCGAATTTTGCAGAAGCATTAGCAGAAGGTCGTGGTAAAGCGCAAGCCGATTCTTTAAAGCAGTCGAAGAAAGATGTGTTTGCAAATGTAGTAAAAGAAAATGGAGACATTGTCCAAGTTTCAGCAACTGATCTTAGAAAAGGTGACGTTGTTATCGTAAAACAAGGAGAAATGATTCCAAGTGATGGCGAAGTAATCAAAGGATTAGCATCTGTAGATGAATCTGCAATTACAGGTGAATCAGCTCCTGTTATAAAAGAAGCAGGCGGTGATTTTTGTTCCGTAACAGGTGGAACGATGGTCGTAAGTGATGAAATTACAATTGTCATTACGAGTAATCCTGGTGAATCATTTATCGATAAAATGATTTCTTTAGTAGAAGGAGCTGCTCGTCAAAAAACGCCGAATGAGATTGCTTTAAATACAGTATTAACGAGCTTAACTCTTATTTTCTTAATCGTCGTTGTGACGTTGCCGATTTTTACAAATTATTTAGGTTTTCAAATTGATACTGCTGTACTTGTAGCGTTGTTAGTATGTTTAATTCCAACGACAATTGGTGGTTTGCTATCAGCGATTGGTATTGCGGGGATGGATCGGGTGACAAAATTTAACGTGCTAGCGATGTCAGGGAAAGCAGTAGAAGCTGCGGGCGATATTAATACAATTATTTTAGATAAAACAGGTACAATTACTTTTGGGAACCGAATGGCTCATACATTATTGCCTGTAGGAAATGAAACGATTGAGCAAGTTGGAAAGTGGGCCGCTATTAGTTCTGTTTTAGATGAAACACCAGAAGGTCGATCTGTTATCGAGTATGTGCAGGGAAAATCTATATCATATAATAGAGAACTTGCAGAACAAGGTGAGTTTGTTCCGTTTAAAGCAGAAACGAGAATGAGTGGTGTTGATTTACAGGACGGAACGAAAGTGAGAAAAGGTGCTGTCGGTAGCGTGATTGAATGGGTTCAGTCACAAGGTGGAACAATTCCGAAAGATGTAAATCAAAAAGCAGATTTCATTTCAAAAGAGGGCGGAACACCACTTGTAGTTGCAGTGAATAATCGTATTTACGGTTTAATCTATTTAAAAGATACAGTAAAACCTGGTATGCGTGAACGTTTTGAACAGTTACGTCAAATGGGGATTAAAACGGTTATGTGTACAGGGGATAACCCATTAACAGCAGCAACCATTGCAAAAGAAGCAGGAGTAGATGAATTCGTTGCCGAGTGTAAACCGGAAGATAAAATTGCTGTCATTAAAGCAGAGCAAGATAAAGGGAAACTTGTAGCGATGACAGGTGATGGTACAAATGATGCTCCAGCATTAGCACAGGCGGACGTTGGATTAGCGATGAACAGTGGTACGACAGCAGCGAAAGAAGCGGCAAACATGATTGATCTAGACTCGAATCCAACGAAAATTATTGAGGTTGTAGGAATCGGTAAGCAATTGTTAATGACGCGAGGTGCTTTAACGACGTTTAGTATTGCGAATGATATAGCAAAATATTTTGCAATCATTCCAGCAATGTTTACACTTGCGATTCCGCAAATGGAGGCATTGAACATTATGAAATTAACATCACCACTGTCAGCGATTTTATCAGCATTAATATTTAACGCTGTTATTATTCCATTACTCATTCCGTTAGCGATGAAAGGTATTGCATATAAACCGATGAGTTCTAATGCATTGCTTAGCCGAAACTTACTTATTTATGGGCTTGGCGGAGTTATCGTTCCGTTCATTGGAATTAAAGTAATTGATATAATTGTCGGCTTGTTCATATAAGGAAGAGGGGAAAAAGATGGAGAAGAAACAAAGTATACTATCACCAATTATCCGTATTACTTTTACATTTCTAGTGTTGTGCGGACTTGTATACCCGCTTATTGTTACTGGTATTGCACAAGCCGTGATGAAGGATAATGCGGATGGAAGTCTAATATATAATGATAAAAATGAAGTGATTGGTTCTAAATTAATCGGGCAAAACTTCACGGATCCACGTTATTTTCAAGGGCGTGTTTCTAGTATTGAATATAAGGCTGAAGCATCTGGTTCAAATAACTATGCACCATCTAATCCAGATTTAGAGAAACGAGTAGAGAAAAGTATTGAAGAGTGGAAGAAACAAAATCCGAGCGTTCCAGTTACAGAAGTACCGATAGATTTAGTGACAAATTCAGGTTCAGGGCTTGATCCTGATATTAGTCCGAAGGCAGCTTCTGTGCAGGTGGATCGCATATCGAAATTAACGGATATTCCGAAAGAAAAACTTAATCAATTGATTAAAGATCAAACAGAAGGTGCTGCGCTTGGTTTATTTGGAGAGACCCGCGTAAACGTCTTAAAGCTAAATTTGGCATTACAGGAATTAATGAAATAGTAACAGTGCTACCTCAATCTAACGGATTGAGGTAGCGTTGTTTCGAATGAAAGGTAGTGTTTATTTTGTATGCAGATGATTATGAACCGAAGTTTCAAAGGCGAACGCCAGAGGAATATTTAGAATATATTCGTCAGCAAAATCGCGGAAAGTTAAAGTTATATGTAGGAGCAGCTCCAGGCGTAGGAAAAAGTTATAAAATGCTCTTTGATGCAAGGGAAATGAAAAAAGATGGAATTGATATTGTAATTGGTTTAATTGAAACGCATGGAAGAAAAGAGACGGAAGAAGCAATTGCTGATTTAGAAAAAGTTCCTTTGAAAGAAATACAGTATAAAGGAAAGGTATTTTATGAGCTTGATGTGGAAGGAATAAAAAAACGCGCGCCGCAAGTAGTCGTAGTGGATGAACTTGCGCATAGTAATGTTCCTGGTTCTAAGCATAAAAAACGTTATATGGATGTGCAGGAATTGTTAGAGGCTGGTATATCGGTATTATCAGCTTTTAATATTCAACATTTAGAAAGTGTTCATGATATTGTAGCTCAAATTACGAATGTAAAAGTAAGAGAACGAGTTCCAGATTTTATTTTACAAAAAGCAAATGAAATTCAGCTCGTTGATGCAACACCGGAAGTACTTCGGAAGAGGTTAATAGACGGAAAGATATATAAAGAAGAAAAAATTCAGCAAAGCTTACAAAATTTCTTTACGCTTAATAATTTAGGAGCACTTAGGGAATTATCACTTCGCGAGGTGGCCGATGATATGGACGAGAAAATTAGCCAAACAGTAATAGAACCAATTGGCGTAAAAGAAAAAATTCTTGTTTGTGTACAATACAGTTCAACAGCGGAGAAATTAATAAGACGGGGATGGCGCATGGCTGATCGGTTAAATGCTGAATTGTATGTATTAAATGTTGAAAGAGAAAATATAGACTCTCTTTCAGCTGGTAAAAAACAAACAATTGAAGAGTGGAAGACGCTCACGAATCAATTTGATGCGAGTTTTGTATTAGAAGAAGCAAAGGGAAGAAAGCCAGCGGATGTTATTATTGAAGTCGCGAAAAGATTGCAA
This DNA window, taken from Bacillus cereus ATCC 14579, encodes the following:
- the tenI gene encoding thiazole tautomerase TenI; this encodes MKNELHVISNGHMPFEELVNVAMQIESEIDYLHIREREKSTKELYEGVESLLMEGFPASKIVINDRIDIAILLNIPRVQLGYRSTDVKSVKEKFSYLHVGYSVHSLDEAIVAFKNGADSLVYGHVFPTDCKKGVPARGLEEISDIARCLSIPITAIGGITPENTVDVLTNGVSGIAVMSGIVSSSNPYSKAKSYKESIRKWAEKHV
- the thiO gene encoding glycine oxidase ThiO — encoded protein: MCEKYDVAIIGGGVIGSSVAHFLAERGHKVAIVEKQSIASEASKAAAGLLGVQAEWDAYNPLFELARESRAIFPQLAAVLREKTGVDIGYEEKGIYRIAQNEDEKERILHIMDWQQKTGEDSYFLTGDHVREKEPYLSESIIGAVYYPKDGHVIAPELTKAFAHSAAISGADIYEQTEVFDIRIENNKVTGVITSEGIVTCEKVVIAGGSWSTKLLSYFHRDWGTYPVKGEVVAVRSRKQLLKAPIFQERFYITPKRGGRYVIGATMKPHTFNKTVQPESITSILERAYTILPALKEAEWESTWAGLRPQSNHEAPYMGEHEEIKGLYACTGHYRNGILLSPISGQYMADLIEGKQENHLLDSLLSRRV
- the thiS gene encoding sulfur carrier protein ThiS — its product is MNLKINGNQIEVPASVKTVAELLTHLELDNRIVVVERNKDILQKDDHTDTSVFDGDQIEIVTFVGGG
- the thiG gene encoding thiazole synthase gives rise to the protein MLNIGPFSFHSRLLLGTGKFPDFDVQQKAIDVSEAEILTFAVRRMDIFDAKQPNLLEKLDVKKYTLLPNTAGAKNAEEAVRIAKLAKASGLCDMIKVEVIGDDRTLLPDPVETLKASEMLLEEGFIVLPYTSDDVVLARKLQELGVHAIMPGASPIGSGLGIVNPLNLSFIIEQATVPVIVDAGIGSPADAAFAMELGADGVLLNTAVSGAKDPIKMAQAMKLSIEAGRLGFEAVRIARKRCATASSPLEGMSVVE
- the thiF gene encoding thiazole biosynthesis adenylyltransferase ThiF; protein product: MNNRYSRQELFSPIGEEGQQKIREKHVLIIGAGALGSANAEMFVRAGVGKITIVDRDYVDWSNLQRQQLYAESDVKNNLPKAIAAKKRLEEINSDVTIEALVQDVTAEELEELVINVDVIIDATDNFETRFIVNDISQKYSIPWIYGACVGSYGLSYTILPSKTPCLSCLLQSIPLGGATCDTAGIISPAVSLVVSHQVTEALKLLVEDYESLRDGLVSFDMWKNEYSCMNVQKLRQHNCPSCGENALYPYLNKENTSKTAVLCGRNTVQIRPPHKDEMNFEQYKELLEGRVNDLNINPYLLSFSVEDKRLVAFKDGRVLVHGTKDISEAKTIYHRYFG
- the thiD gene encoding bifunctional hydroxymethylpyrimidine kinase/phosphomethylpyrimidine kinase, coding for MKVNKALTIAGSDSGGGAGIQADLKTFQELGVYGMTAITAITAQNTLGVQGVYPVPLEGITEQLNSIGTDVTPDAVKLGMLFSSEIIQIVAEQIKKFGWNNIVLDPVMIAKGGASLLQQEAVQALKEYLLPVATVITPNVPEAEVLTGVEIHNVEDSKEAAKVLHKLSAKYVLMKGGHAEYQGNEVIDFLFDGEEFIEFRSERIPSKQTHGSGCTFASAVTARLAKGYSIEDAVQEAKRFISIAIEEPLNIGSGHGPTNHFAYKVNRTRV
- a CDS encoding SipW-dependent-type signal peptide-containing protein; its protein translation is MLDVVMVGIFILLVASMASLASWSDKVVKEGKQS
- the kdpF gene encoding K(+)-transporting ATPase subunit F, with translation MIVLSVIVAAITVYLVYALLNPEKF
- the kdpA gene encoding potassium-transporting ATPase subunit KdpA, whose protein sequence is MIWVAVIITMLLFILVAKPTGIYLEKAFQGSKTLDKVFGPFEKLIFKITGVKAYNQTWKQYALSLVLLNGFMIVVVYFIFRLQGVLPLNPAHIEGMEPTLAFNTAISFMADTNLQHYSGENGLSYLSQLIGITFLMFAAPATTLALVMAFIRGLAGKELGNFFVDFTRALTRVFLPIAFIAALVFVALGVPQTLDGAVTAQTIEGAKQSILRGPVASFVSIKELGNNGGGFFGANSTHPFENPGQMSNILQMMLMMLLPTALPFTYGRMVGNKKQGRILFVSLFMVFLLGFITITTSELNGNPALNGMGIEHVQGSTEGKEVRFGTVFSSLYATVTTAAETGAVNTMHDTLTPIGGLVPLVNMMLNTVYGGVGAGFVNIIMYAIIAVFISGLMVGRTPEFLGKKIEGKEMKLIAVTILFHPLLILGFSALALSTNLGTDAISHSGFHGLTQVVYEYTSSAANNGSGFEGLGDNTPFWNITTGLVMFLGRYFSLITMLAVAASLKEKTVVPETVGTFRTDNSLFGGIFIGTIVIVGALTFFPMLVLGPIAEFLTLK
- the kdpB gene encoding potassium-transporting ATPase subunit KdpB is translated as MRPVVVKEKQLNESQIHAVEDEVRQAKTMDRDIVTHAMKQSVAKLNPKVMIKNPIMFVVEIGFIITFILSFLPSSSSSIPGWFNITVSLILLFTVLFANFAEALAEGRGKAQADSLKQSKKDVFANVVKENGDIVQVSATDLRKGDVVIVKQGEMIPSDGEVIKGLASVDESAITGESAPVIKEAGGDFCSVTGGTMVVSDEITIVITSNPGESFIDKMISLVEGAARQKTPNEIALNTVLTSLTLIFLIVVVTLPIFTNYLGFQIDTAVLVALLVCLIPTTIGGLLSAIGIAGMDRVTKFNVLAMSGKAVEAAGDINTIILDKTGTITFGNRMAHTLLPVGNETIEQVGKWAAISSVLDETPEGRSVIEYVQGKSISYNRELAEQGEFVPFKAETRMSGVDLQDGTKVRKGAVGSVIEWVQSQGGTIPKDVNQKADFISKEGGTPLVVAVNNRIYGLIYLKDTVKPGMRERFEQLRQMGIKTVMCTGDNPLTAATIAKEAGVDEFVAECKPEDKIAVIKAEQDKGKLVAMTGDGTNDAPALAQADVGLAMNSGTTAAKEAANMIDLDSNPTKIIEVVGIGKQLLMTRGALTTFSIANDIAKYFAIIPAMFTLAIPQMEALNIMKLTSPLSAILSALIFNAVIIPLLIPLAMKGIAYKPMSSNALLSRNLLIYGLGGVIVPFIGIKVIDIIVGLFI
- the kdpC gene encoding K(+)-transporting ATPase subunit C; protein product: MEKKQSILSPIIRITFTFLVLCGLVYPLIVTGIAQAVMKDNADGSLIYNDKNEVIGSKLIGQNFTDPRYFQGRVSSIEYKAEASGSNNYAPSNPDLEKRVEKSIEEWKKQNPSVPVTEVPIDLVTNSGSGLDPDISPKAASVQVDRISKLTDIPKEKLNQLIKDQTEGAALGLFGETRVNVLKLNLALQELMK